In Rhodamnia argentea isolate NSW1041297 chromosome 4, ASM2092103v1, whole genome shotgun sequence, the following proteins share a genomic window:
- the LOC115753693 gene encoding uncharacterized protein LOC115753693 isoform X2 — protein sequence MIQSIQSVINFSNVIYVISLFDNKEFHVNMSSEGTTNDVDSQNGGGTTEAMPTVVVSDQKYRRLFEAAVKGDWKSAEKILDQDPEAMTAECMTVKGISITVLHVAVKAAQDQFVENLVKRLAPTYKVPSSALHDAAREGRIRMVKALVDRVDAKDENAKDEILCFALAYAISWAPMQKEVIWYLARRVKQSAPSYGAMSSLIMAGHMDVLLHLAERFPDLVKCQHTDDDSLLGDLAKMKSHFRSGARLNFWENFIYKCIPLCLVDTYNSKDMKMDRARERFKISLWNLAIKIAPIIKRIGESKLKHKYTHDFAELVLTKMKDPTNPEMVEFLLTSDIVLKAASHGISEIVKLSLEHFPELKWEENFTKELIKEVVKGRNVELFRLVNTHNTIPRLTDDMWMKDGLKEAVVEWSPRRAPTDVSGAAFLMQREIQWFKVLENRSDPSFKSQESREEKTCWEVFVEERKNLLKEAAQWMKDTSSSCSVVATLITTVAFAAVFTVPGGNNSITGIPISISKGSFMVFAVADALALFSSVTATLMFLGILTSRYEIEDFLHSLPRKMLWGLTSLFVSLACMLVAFGFALAIVLSERFKWIYIPITLLAAFPVIWFTILQLPLCVQMVKSTNVPHLYLL from the exons ATGATCCAAAGCATACAGAgtgtaattaatttttctaatgttATTTATGTTATCTCTCTTTTTGACAATAAAGAGTTTCACGTTAACATGAGTTCTGAAGGCACGACAAATGATGTAGATTCCCAAAACGGCGGCGGAACAACTGAAG CCATGCCAACAGTGGTggtctccgaccaaa AGTATCGACGATTGTTTGAAGCCGCAGTGAAAGGTGATTGGAAATCTGCCGAGAAAATCCTCGATCAAGATCCCGAAGCAATGACGGCCGAATGTATGACCGTAAAAGGTATATCCATCACTGTGCTGCATGTTGCGGTTAAGGCCGCACAAGATCAGTTCGTTGAGAACCTAGTCAAGCGCTTGGCTCCAACATATAAAGTTCCTAGTAGTGCCCTCCACGATGCTGCCCGGGAAGGAAGAATAAGGATGGTGAAGGCATTAGTAGACAGAGTTGATGCTAAAGATGAAAATGCCAAAGATGAAATTTTATGCTTTGCCCTTGCGTATGCTATTTCATGGGCTCCTATGCAGAAGGAGGTTATCTGGTATCTGGCTAGGCGTGTAAAACAATCCGCCCCATCTTATGGGGCCATGAGCAGCCTAATTATGGCCGGCCATATGG ACGTATTGTTGCATTTAGCTGAACGATTCCCCGACTTGGTCAAATGCCAACATACCGACGATGATAGCCTGTTGGGAGACTTGGCGAAGATGAAGTCTCATTTCCGTAGTGGAGCGAGACTtaacttttgggaaaattttatttacaaAT GTATCCCTCTATGCTTGGTCGATACATACAACTCCAAAGACATGAAGATGGATCGAG CACGTGAGCGGTTCAAGATATCACTCTGGAATCTTGCCATAAAAATAG CACCTATCATCAAAAGAATTGGAGAATCTAAGTTGAAGCACAAATACACGCATGACTTTGCAGAActagttcttacaaagatgaaGGATCCTACGAATCCCGAAATGGTCGAGTTTTTATTGACTTCAGACATTGTGCTTAAGGCTGCATCTCATGGAATCTCTGAAATTGTCAAGTTATCTCTTGAGCATTTTCCGGAGTTAAAATGGGaagaaaatttcacaaaagagCTGATAAAAGAAGTTGTAAAGGGACGCAATGTTGAGTTGTTTAGACTAGTCAACACACACAACACAATTCCACGTTTGACTGACGATATGTGGATGAAAGACGGCCTGAAGGAGGCAGTAGTGGAATGGTCACCAAGACGTGCACCGACAGATGTTTCAGGAGCAGCTTTTCTTATGCAGAGAGAAATTCAGTGGTTTAAG GTACTGGAAAATAGGAGCGATCCTTCTTTTAAAAGTCAGGAATCACGAGAAGAAAAAACATGCTGGGAAGTTTTTGTAGAAGAACGTAAAAATTTGCTTAAAGAGGCAGCGCAATGGATGAAGGACACATCGTCGTCATGTAGTGTTGTTGCAACTCTCATCACTACGGTAGCTTTCGCTGCGGTTTTTACAGTACCTGGAGGCAACAACAGCATTACAGGGATCCCAATCAGTATAAGCAAGGGCTCATTCATGGTATTCGCGGTTGCAGACGCTCTCGCTCTCTTCTCCTCTGTCACGGCCACCTTGATGTTCTTGGGTATCCTAACTTCACGCTACGAAATCGAAGATTTCCTCCACTCACTACCGAGAAAAATGTTATGGGGCCTCACTTCTCTCTTCGTCTCTTTGGCCTGTATGCTGGTGGCATTTGGCTTTGCTCTGGCGATCGTCCTGAGCGAACGATTCAAATGGATATACATCCCAATCACTTTGTTGGCTGCCTTTCCTGTCATATGGTTCACAATCCTACAGCTTCCCTTGTGTGTTCAAATGGTCAAATCCACCAATGTGCCTCACCTCTACCTCCTCTGA
- the LOC115753693 gene encoding uncharacterized protein LOC115753693 isoform X4, with protein sequence MLPRRHDEGSSMDSQMSWTWKPLAPLPDSQNGGGTTEAMPTVVVSDQKYRRLFEAAVKGDWKSAEKILDQDPEAMTAECMTVKGISITVLHVAVKAAQDQFVENLVKRLAPTYKVPSSALHDAAREGRIRMVKALVDRVDAKDENAKDEILCFALAYAISWAPMQKEVIWYLARRVKQSAPSYGAMSSLIMAGHMDVLLHLAERFPDLVKCQHTDDDSLLGDLAKMKSHFRSGARLNFWENFIYKCIPLCLVDTYNSKDMKMDRARERFKISLWNLAIKIAPIIKRIGESKLKHKYTHDFAELVLTKMKDPTNPEMVEFLLTSDIVLKAASHGISEIVKLSLEHFPELKWEENFTKELIKEVVKGRNVELFRLVNTHNTIPRLTDDMWMKDGLKEAVVEWSPRRAPTDVSGAAFLMQREIQWFKVLENRSDPSFKSQESREEKTCWEVFVEERKNLLKEAAQWMKDTSSSCSVVATLITTVAFAAVFTVPGGNNSITGIPISISKGSFMVFAVADALALFSSVTATLMFLGILTSRYEIEDFLHSLPRKMLWGLTSLFVSLACMLVAFGFALAIVLSERFKWIYIPITLLAAFPVIWFTILQLPLCVQMVKSTNVPHLYLL encoded by the exons ATGCTCCCGAGACGGCACGACGAGGGATCCTCCATGGATAGCCAAATGAGTTGGACTTGGAAACCATTGGCCCCATTGCCAG ATTCCCAAAACGGCGGCGGAACAACTGAAG CCATGCCAACAGTGGTggtctccgaccaaa AGTATCGACGATTGTTTGAAGCCGCAGTGAAAGGTGATTGGAAATCTGCCGAGAAAATCCTCGATCAAGATCCCGAAGCAATGACGGCCGAATGTATGACCGTAAAAGGTATATCCATCACTGTGCTGCATGTTGCGGTTAAGGCCGCACAAGATCAGTTCGTTGAGAACCTAGTCAAGCGCTTGGCTCCAACATATAAAGTTCCTAGTAGTGCCCTCCACGATGCTGCCCGGGAAGGAAGAATAAGGATGGTGAAGGCATTAGTAGACAGAGTTGATGCTAAAGATGAAAATGCCAAAGATGAAATTTTATGCTTTGCCCTTGCGTATGCTATTTCATGGGCTCCTATGCAGAAGGAGGTTATCTGGTATCTGGCTAGGCGTGTAAAACAATCCGCCCCATCTTATGGGGCCATGAGCAGCCTAATTATGGCCGGCCATATGG ACGTATTGTTGCATTTAGCTGAACGATTCCCCGACTTGGTCAAATGCCAACATACCGACGATGATAGCCTGTTGGGAGACTTGGCGAAGATGAAGTCTCATTTCCGTAGTGGAGCGAGACTtaacttttgggaaaattttatttacaaAT GTATCCCTCTATGCTTGGTCGATACATACAACTCCAAAGACATGAAGATGGATCGAG CACGTGAGCGGTTCAAGATATCACTCTGGAATCTTGCCATAAAAATAG CACCTATCATCAAAAGAATTGGAGAATCTAAGTTGAAGCACAAATACACGCATGACTTTGCAGAActagttcttacaaagatgaaGGATCCTACGAATCCCGAAATGGTCGAGTTTTTATTGACTTCAGACATTGTGCTTAAGGCTGCATCTCATGGAATCTCTGAAATTGTCAAGTTATCTCTTGAGCATTTTCCGGAGTTAAAATGGGaagaaaatttcacaaaagagCTGATAAAAGAAGTTGTAAAGGGACGCAATGTTGAGTTGTTTAGACTAGTCAACACACACAACACAATTCCACGTTTGACTGACGATATGTGGATGAAAGACGGCCTGAAGGAGGCAGTAGTGGAATGGTCACCAAGACGTGCACCGACAGATGTTTCAGGAGCAGCTTTTCTTATGCAGAGAGAAATTCAGTGGTTTAAG GTACTGGAAAATAGGAGCGATCCTTCTTTTAAAAGTCAGGAATCACGAGAAGAAAAAACATGCTGGGAAGTTTTTGTAGAAGAACGTAAAAATTTGCTTAAAGAGGCAGCGCAATGGATGAAGGACACATCGTCGTCATGTAGTGTTGTTGCAACTCTCATCACTACGGTAGCTTTCGCTGCGGTTTTTACAGTACCTGGAGGCAACAACAGCATTACAGGGATCCCAATCAGTATAAGCAAGGGCTCATTCATGGTATTCGCGGTTGCAGACGCTCTCGCTCTCTTCTCCTCTGTCACGGCCACCTTGATGTTCTTGGGTATCCTAACTTCACGCTACGAAATCGAAGATTTCCTCCACTCACTACCGAGAAAAATGTTATGGGGCCTCACTTCTCTCTTCGTCTCTTTGGCCTGTATGCTGGTGGCATTTGGCTTTGCTCTGGCGATCGTCCTGAGCGAACGATTCAAATGGATATACATCCCAATCACTTTGTTGGCTGCCTTTCCTGTCATATGGTTCACAATCCTACAGCTTCCCTTGTGTGTTCAAATGGTCAAATCCACCAATGTGCCTCACCTCTACCTCCTCTGA
- the LOC115753693 gene encoding uncharacterized protein LOC115753693 isoform X1 — translation MLPRRHDEGSSMDSQMSWTWKPLAPLPEFHVNMSSEGTTNDVDSQNGGGTTEAMPTVVVSDQKYRRLFEAAVKGDWKSAEKILDQDPEAMTAECMTVKGISITVLHVAVKAAQDQFVENLVKRLAPTYKVPSSALHDAAREGRIRMVKALVDRVDAKDENAKDEILCFALAYAISWAPMQKEVIWYLARRVKQSAPSYGAMSSLIMAGHMDVLLHLAERFPDLVKCQHTDDDSLLGDLAKMKSHFRSGARLNFWENFIYKCIPLCLVDTYNSKDMKMDRARERFKISLWNLAIKIAPIIKRIGESKLKHKYTHDFAELVLTKMKDPTNPEMVEFLLTSDIVLKAASHGISEIVKLSLEHFPELKWEENFTKELIKEVVKGRNVELFRLVNTHNTIPRLTDDMWMKDGLKEAVVEWSPRRAPTDVSGAAFLMQREIQWFKVLENRSDPSFKSQESREEKTCWEVFVEERKNLLKEAAQWMKDTSSSCSVVATLITTVAFAAVFTVPGGNNSITGIPISISKGSFMVFAVADALALFSSVTATLMFLGILTSRYEIEDFLHSLPRKMLWGLTSLFVSLACMLVAFGFALAIVLSERFKWIYIPITLLAAFPVIWFTILQLPLCVQMVKSTNVPHLYLL, via the exons ATGCTCCCGAGACGGCACGACGAGGGATCCTCCATGGATAGCCAAATGAGTTGGACTTGGAAACCATTGGCCCCATTGCCAG AGTTTCACGTTAACATGAGTTCTGAAGGCACGACAAATGATGTAGATTCCCAAAACGGCGGCGGAACAACTGAAG CCATGCCAACAGTGGTggtctccgaccaaaa GTATCGACGATTGTTTGAAGCCGCAGTGAAAGGTGATTGGAAATCTGCCGAGAAAATCCTCGATCAAGATCCCGAAGCAATGACGGCCGAATGTATGACCGTAAAAGGTATATCCATCACTGTGCTGCATGTTGCGGTTAAGGCCGCACAAGATCAGTTCGTTGAGAACCTAGTCAAGCGCTTGGCTCCAACATATAAAGTTCCTAGTAGTGCCCTCCACGATGCTGCCCGGGAAGGAAGAATAAGGATGGTGAAGGCATTAGTAGACAGAGTTGATGCTAAAGATGAAAATGCCAAAGATGAAATTTTATGCTTTGCCCTTGCGTATGCTATTTCATGGGCTCCTATGCAGAAGGAGGTTATCTGGTATCTGGCTAGGCGTGTAAAACAATCCGCCCCATCTTATGGGGCCATGAGCAGCCTAATTATGGCCGGCCATATGG ACGTATTGTTGCATTTAGCTGAACGATTCCCCGACTTGGTCAAATGCCAACATACCGACGATGATAGCCTGTTGGGAGACTTGGCGAAGATGAAGTCTCATTTCCGTAGTGGAGCGAGACTtaacttttgggaaaattttatttacaaAT GTATCCCTCTATGCTTGGTCGATACATACAACTCCAAAGACATGAAGATGGATCGAG CACGTGAGCGGTTCAAGATATCACTCTGGAATCTTGCCATAAAAATAG CACCTATCATCAAAAGAATTGGAGAATCTAAGTTGAAGCACAAATACACGCATGACTTTGCAGAActagttcttacaaagatgaaGGATCCTACGAATCCCGAAATGGTCGAGTTTTTATTGACTTCAGACATTGTGCTTAAGGCTGCATCTCATGGAATCTCTGAAATTGTCAAGTTATCTCTTGAGCATTTTCCGGAGTTAAAATGGGaagaaaatttcacaaaagagCTGATAAAAGAAGTTGTAAAGGGACGCAATGTTGAGTTGTTTAGACTAGTCAACACACACAACACAATTCCACGTTTGACTGACGATATGTGGATGAAAGACGGCCTGAAGGAGGCAGTAGTGGAATGGTCACCAAGACGTGCACCGACAGATGTTTCAGGAGCAGCTTTTCTTATGCAGAGAGAAATTCAGTGGTTTAAG GTACTGGAAAATAGGAGCGATCCTTCTTTTAAAAGTCAGGAATCACGAGAAGAAAAAACATGCTGGGAAGTTTTTGTAGAAGAACGTAAAAATTTGCTTAAAGAGGCAGCGCAATGGATGAAGGACACATCGTCGTCATGTAGTGTTGTTGCAACTCTCATCACTACGGTAGCTTTCGCTGCGGTTTTTACAGTACCTGGAGGCAACAACAGCATTACAGGGATCCCAATCAGTATAAGCAAGGGCTCATTCATGGTATTCGCGGTTGCAGACGCTCTCGCTCTCTTCTCCTCTGTCACGGCCACCTTGATGTTCTTGGGTATCCTAACTTCACGCTACGAAATCGAAGATTTCCTCCACTCACTACCGAGAAAAATGTTATGGGGCCTCACTTCTCTCTTCGTCTCTTTGGCCTGTATGCTGGTGGCATTTGGCTTTGCTCTGGCGATCGTCCTGAGCGAACGATTCAAATGGATATACATCCCAATCACTTTGTTGGCTGCCTTTCCTGTCATATGGTTCACAATCCTACAGCTTCCCTTGTGTGTTCAAATGGTCAAATCCACCAATGTGCCTCACCTCTACCTCCTCTGA
- the LOC115753693 gene encoding uncharacterized protein LOC115753693 isoform X5, which translates to MLPRRHDEGSSMDSQMSWTWKPLAPLPEFHVNMSSEGTTNDVDSQNGGGTTEAMPTVVVSDQKYRRLFEAAVKGDWKSAEKILDQDPEAMTAECMTVKGISITVLHVAVKAAQDQFVENLVKRLAPTYKVPSSALHDAAREGRIRMVKALVDRVDAKDENAKDEILCFALAYAISWAPMQKEVIWYLARRVKQSAPSYGAMSSLIMAGHMGIPLCLVDTYNSKDMKMDRARERFKISLWNLAIKIAPIIKRIGESKLKHKYTHDFAELVLTKMKDPTNPEMVEFLLTSDIVLKAASHGISEIVKLSLEHFPELKWEENFTKELIKEVVKGRNVELFRLVNTHNTIPRLTDDMWMKDGLKEAVVEWSPRRAPTDVSGAAFLMQREIQWFKVLENRSDPSFKSQESREEKTCWEVFVEERKNLLKEAAQWMKDTSSSCSVVATLITTVAFAAVFTVPGGNNSITGIPISISKGSFMVFAVADALALFSSVTATLMFLGILTSRYEIEDFLHSLPRKMLWGLTSLFVSLACMLVAFGFALAIVLSERFKWIYIPITLLAAFPVIWFTILQLPLCVQMVKSTNVPHLYLL; encoded by the exons ATGCTCCCGAGACGGCACGACGAGGGATCCTCCATGGATAGCCAAATGAGTTGGACTTGGAAACCATTGGCCCCATTGCCAG AGTTTCACGTTAACATGAGTTCTGAAGGCACGACAAATGATGTAGATTCCCAAAACGGCGGCGGAACAACTGAAG CCATGCCAACAGTGGTggtctccgaccaaa AGTATCGACGATTGTTTGAAGCCGCAGTGAAAGGTGATTGGAAATCTGCCGAGAAAATCCTCGATCAAGATCCCGAAGCAATGACGGCCGAATGTATGACCGTAAAAGGTATATCCATCACTGTGCTGCATGTTGCGGTTAAGGCCGCACAAGATCAGTTCGTTGAGAACCTAGTCAAGCGCTTGGCTCCAACATATAAAGTTCCTAGTAGTGCCCTCCACGATGCTGCCCGGGAAGGAAGAATAAGGATGGTGAAGGCATTAGTAGACAGAGTTGATGCTAAAGATGAAAATGCCAAAGATGAAATTTTATGCTTTGCCCTTGCGTATGCTATTTCATGGGCTCCTATGCAGAAGGAGGTTATCTGGTATCTGGCTAGGCGTGTAAAACAATCCGCCCCATCTTATGGGGCCATGAGCAGCCTAATTATGGCCGGCCATATGG GTATCCCTCTATGCTTGGTCGATACATACAACTCCAAAGACATGAAGATGGATCGAG CACGTGAGCGGTTCAAGATATCACTCTGGAATCTTGCCATAAAAATAG CACCTATCATCAAAAGAATTGGAGAATCTAAGTTGAAGCACAAATACACGCATGACTTTGCAGAActagttcttacaaagatgaaGGATCCTACGAATCCCGAAATGGTCGAGTTTTTATTGACTTCAGACATTGTGCTTAAGGCTGCATCTCATGGAATCTCTGAAATTGTCAAGTTATCTCTTGAGCATTTTCCGGAGTTAAAATGGGaagaaaatttcacaaaagagCTGATAAAAGAAGTTGTAAAGGGACGCAATGTTGAGTTGTTTAGACTAGTCAACACACACAACACAATTCCACGTTTGACTGACGATATGTGGATGAAAGACGGCCTGAAGGAGGCAGTAGTGGAATGGTCACCAAGACGTGCACCGACAGATGTTTCAGGAGCAGCTTTTCTTATGCAGAGAGAAATTCAGTGGTTTAAG GTACTGGAAAATAGGAGCGATCCTTCTTTTAAAAGTCAGGAATCACGAGAAGAAAAAACATGCTGGGAAGTTTTTGTAGAAGAACGTAAAAATTTGCTTAAAGAGGCAGCGCAATGGATGAAGGACACATCGTCGTCATGTAGTGTTGTTGCAACTCTCATCACTACGGTAGCTTTCGCTGCGGTTTTTACAGTACCTGGAGGCAACAACAGCATTACAGGGATCCCAATCAGTATAAGCAAGGGCTCATTCATGGTATTCGCGGTTGCAGACGCTCTCGCTCTCTTCTCCTCTGTCACGGCCACCTTGATGTTCTTGGGTATCCTAACTTCACGCTACGAAATCGAAGATTTCCTCCACTCACTACCGAGAAAAATGTTATGGGGCCTCACTTCTCTCTTCGTCTCTTTGGCCTGTATGCTGGTGGCATTTGGCTTTGCTCTGGCGATCGTCCTGAGCGAACGATTCAAATGGATATACATCCCAATCACTTTGTTGGCTGCCTTTCCTGTCATATGGTTCACAATCCTACAGCTTCCCTTGTGTGTTCAAATGGTCAAATCCACCAATGTGCCTCACCTCTACCTCCTCTGA
- the LOC115753693 gene encoding uncharacterized protein LOC115753693 isoform X3: MLPRRHDEGSSMDSQMSWTWKPLAPLPGTTNDVDSQNGGGTTEAMPTVVVSDQKYRRLFEAAVKGDWKSAEKILDQDPEAMTAECMTVKGISITVLHVAVKAAQDQFVENLVKRLAPTYKVPSSALHDAAREGRIRMVKALVDRVDAKDENAKDEILCFALAYAISWAPMQKEVIWYLARRVKQSAPSYGAMSSLIMAGHMDVLLHLAERFPDLVKCQHTDDDSLLGDLAKMKSHFRSGARLNFWENFIYKCIPLCLVDTYNSKDMKMDRARERFKISLWNLAIKIAPIIKRIGESKLKHKYTHDFAELVLTKMKDPTNPEMVEFLLTSDIVLKAASHGISEIVKLSLEHFPELKWEENFTKELIKEVVKGRNVELFRLVNTHNTIPRLTDDMWMKDGLKEAVVEWSPRRAPTDVSGAAFLMQREIQWFKVLENRSDPSFKSQESREEKTCWEVFVEERKNLLKEAAQWMKDTSSSCSVVATLITTVAFAAVFTVPGGNNSITGIPISISKGSFMVFAVADALALFSSVTATLMFLGILTSRYEIEDFLHSLPRKMLWGLTSLFVSLACMLVAFGFALAIVLSERFKWIYIPITLLAAFPVIWFTILQLPLCVQMVKSTNVPHLYLL, translated from the exons ATGCTCCCGAGACGGCACGACGAGGGATCCTCCATGGATAGCCAAATGAGTTGGACTTGGAAACCATTGGCCCCATTGCCAG GCACGACAAATGATGTAGATTCCCAAAACGGCGGCGGAACAACTGAAG CCATGCCAACAGTGGTggtctccgaccaaa AGTATCGACGATTGTTTGAAGCCGCAGTGAAAGGTGATTGGAAATCTGCCGAGAAAATCCTCGATCAAGATCCCGAAGCAATGACGGCCGAATGTATGACCGTAAAAGGTATATCCATCACTGTGCTGCATGTTGCGGTTAAGGCCGCACAAGATCAGTTCGTTGAGAACCTAGTCAAGCGCTTGGCTCCAACATATAAAGTTCCTAGTAGTGCCCTCCACGATGCTGCCCGGGAAGGAAGAATAAGGATGGTGAAGGCATTAGTAGACAGAGTTGATGCTAAAGATGAAAATGCCAAAGATGAAATTTTATGCTTTGCCCTTGCGTATGCTATTTCATGGGCTCCTATGCAGAAGGAGGTTATCTGGTATCTGGCTAGGCGTGTAAAACAATCCGCCCCATCTTATGGGGCCATGAGCAGCCTAATTATGGCCGGCCATATGG ACGTATTGTTGCATTTAGCTGAACGATTCCCCGACTTGGTCAAATGCCAACATACCGACGATGATAGCCTGTTGGGAGACTTGGCGAAGATGAAGTCTCATTTCCGTAGTGGAGCGAGACTtaacttttgggaaaattttatttacaaAT GTATCCCTCTATGCTTGGTCGATACATACAACTCCAAAGACATGAAGATGGATCGAG CACGTGAGCGGTTCAAGATATCACTCTGGAATCTTGCCATAAAAATAG CACCTATCATCAAAAGAATTGGAGAATCTAAGTTGAAGCACAAATACACGCATGACTTTGCAGAActagttcttacaaagatgaaGGATCCTACGAATCCCGAAATGGTCGAGTTTTTATTGACTTCAGACATTGTGCTTAAGGCTGCATCTCATGGAATCTCTGAAATTGTCAAGTTATCTCTTGAGCATTTTCCGGAGTTAAAATGGGaagaaaatttcacaaaagagCTGATAAAAGAAGTTGTAAAGGGACGCAATGTTGAGTTGTTTAGACTAGTCAACACACACAACACAATTCCACGTTTGACTGACGATATGTGGATGAAAGACGGCCTGAAGGAGGCAGTAGTGGAATGGTCACCAAGACGTGCACCGACAGATGTTTCAGGAGCAGCTTTTCTTATGCAGAGAGAAATTCAGTGGTTTAAG GTACTGGAAAATAGGAGCGATCCTTCTTTTAAAAGTCAGGAATCACGAGAAGAAAAAACATGCTGGGAAGTTTTTGTAGAAGAACGTAAAAATTTGCTTAAAGAGGCAGCGCAATGGATGAAGGACACATCGTCGTCATGTAGTGTTGTTGCAACTCTCATCACTACGGTAGCTTTCGCTGCGGTTTTTACAGTACCTGGAGGCAACAACAGCATTACAGGGATCCCAATCAGTATAAGCAAGGGCTCATTCATGGTATTCGCGGTTGCAGACGCTCTCGCTCTCTTCTCCTCTGTCACGGCCACCTTGATGTTCTTGGGTATCCTAACTTCACGCTACGAAATCGAAGATTTCCTCCACTCACTACCGAGAAAAATGTTATGGGGCCTCACTTCTCTCTTCGTCTCTTTGGCCTGTATGCTGGTGGCATTTGGCTTTGCTCTGGCGATCGTCCTGAGCGAACGATTCAAATGGATATACATCCCAATCACTTTGTTGGCTGCCTTTCCTGTCATATGGTTCACAATCCTACAGCTTCCCTTGTGTGTTCAAATGGTCAAATCCACCAATGTGCCTCACCTCTACCTCCTCTGA
- the LOC115753729 gene encoding probable polygalacturonase At3g15720, whose amino-acid sequence MQWDLENATKGFAAAIYLVLFTALSTLLSHGIVAASPTYNVANYGATGSGVNDDTQAFVKAWEDTCGDSGAQGTPTLVVPGGKKFQLSPVSFKGPCKSTSIIVQIDGTLVAPSSLSGWKGCPDSWLVFQDVANLNVHGSGQVDGRGSLWWGRAQALFFQHCINLVLSGLHHINSPRNHIAISGCDGGTISNLQITAPETSTNTDGIDIANTKHLDIHDLICDTGDDRIAINGQTSYINITRVSCGPGHGISIGSLGAHGAHDTVEEVQVRNCNFKGSTNGARIKTWQGGSGYAKSIVFDNITLNAVDNPIIIDQFYSIKAAQENTASSVVVSDVTYTNFQGTSASDQAIILNCSGVGCSKITLENIDITSSTPGKTVTASCENAHGSATSTTPPIPCLLR is encoded by the exons ATGCAATGGGATTTGGAGAATGCCACTAAG GGATTCGCAGCTGCGATATACTTGGTCCTCTTCACTGCTTTGTCAACTTTGCTAAGCCATGGAATTGTTGCAGCATCGCCCACTTACAATGTGGCAAACTATGGTGCAACAGGAAGTGGAGTCAATGATGATACTCAA GCGTTTGTGAAAGCTTGGGAAGATACATGTGGAGACAGTGGAGCACAAGGCACACCAACTTTGGTTGTTCCTGGTGGGAAGAAGTTTCAACTGTCTCCTGTCTCTTTCAAAGGGCCGTGCAAGTCTACAAGCATTATCGTTCAG ATTGATGGAACTTTGGTTGCTCCTAGTTCACTAAGCGGATGGAAAGGCTGCCCGGATAGCTGGTTGGTTTTCCAAGACGTGGCCAATCTCAATGTCCACGGATCGGGACAAGTCGACGGCCGTGGCTCACTTTGGTGGGGTAGAGCTCAG GCCTTGTTCTTTCAGCATTGCATCAATCTAGTGCTAAGTGGACTGCATCACATCAACAGCCCTAGGAACCACATCGCCATCAGCGGTTGTGATGGTGGTACCATCTCCAATCTCCAAATAACTGCACCCGAAACTAGCACCAACACAGATGGAATCGACATTGCTAACACCAAACACCTCGACATCCACGACCTTA TATGCGATACGGGGGATGACCGTATCGCTATAAATGGACAAACCAGTTACATCAATATCACCAGAGTATCATGCGGGCCCGGCCACGGCATCAG CATCGGAAGCTTAGGCGCACACGGAGCCCACGACACGGTCGAAGAGGTACAAGTGCGGAATTGCAACTTCAAGGGATCTACGAATGGAGCGAGGATTAAAACTTGGCAG GGAGGTTCGGGATATGCCAAGAGCATTGTTTTCGATAACATCACGCTCAACGCGGTGGACAATCCGATCATCATCGACCAATTTTATAGCATCAAAGCAGCTCAAGAGAATACG GCATCGAGCGTAGTGGTGAGCGACGTGACGTACACCAACTTTCAAGGGACTAGTGCTTCGGATCAAGCCATCATACTCAACTGTTCCGGCGTAGGTTGCTCGAAGATCACATTGGAAAACATTGACATCACATCGTCGACACCCGGAAAGACAGTCACCGCCTCATGCGAGAACGCCCATGGATCGGCTACATCGACCACACCTCCTATCCCTTGCTTGCTTAGGTAG